A section of the Streptomyces sp. NBC_00178 genome encodes:
- a CDS encoding PP2C family protein-serine/threonine phosphatase has translation MVRGLRRPSAARTPPLPGTDPDERTAGASRIGNPALGLWLVLLTAAVVSIDAFTGQELPLIPLLVVLPALASVFCSVRQTSFVAVWVTLVVVGSRITMAGAFWDVLFLIGFTALASGLGVVACAARIRHATEMARLRSATVALQRQILRPLPVTTAQVCVHGLYEPIEEDRFVGGDIYEVVHSSHGTRVIIGDVQGKGLPAIGAGFAALGAFREAAVREPELTAVADAVEDAVVRHNAYSAETGETERFVTALLLGFDGGDKVRVVNCGHMLPRLLRDGTASVVPLDRTSVPLGMAELSSEERTAEWVAFPPGATLLVLTDGVTEARDATGAFYPFDERLGEWAGREPAELLDALRADLQEFSGGVRRDDVAVLVMSRPPGGGDPPAPPGRQERPAAGPGSPRPDDRPLRAAQGGARPADPEPGPRHP, from the coding sequence GTGGTCAGAGGGCTCCGGCGCCCGTCGGCGGCGCGCACGCCACCACTGCCGGGGACCGATCCGGACGAAAGGACGGCAGGTGCCTCCCGGATCGGGAACCCGGCGCTCGGACTGTGGCTCGTCCTGCTGACCGCCGCCGTCGTGAGCATCGACGCCTTCACGGGGCAAGAACTGCCGCTCATCCCGCTGCTCGTGGTACTGCCGGCACTGGCCTCCGTGTTCTGTTCGGTCCGGCAGACGAGCTTCGTCGCGGTCTGGGTCACGCTGGTGGTCGTCGGGTCCCGCATCACGATGGCCGGCGCCTTCTGGGACGTGCTGTTCCTCATCGGCTTCACCGCCCTGGCCAGCGGTCTCGGAGTCGTCGCGTGCGCCGCCCGCATCCGGCACGCCACCGAGATGGCACGCCTGCGCTCGGCCACCGTCGCACTCCAGCGCCAGATCCTGCGCCCCCTCCCGGTCACGACGGCGCAGGTCTGTGTCCACGGGCTCTACGAGCCGATCGAGGAGGACCGGTTCGTCGGCGGCGACATCTACGAGGTGGTGCACTCCTCGCACGGAACCCGGGTGATCATCGGTGATGTGCAGGGCAAGGGCCTCCCGGCGATCGGCGCGGGATTCGCCGCCCTCGGCGCCTTCCGGGAAGCAGCCGTCCGGGAGCCGGAGCTCACCGCGGTCGCGGACGCGGTCGAGGACGCCGTCGTGCGGCACAACGCCTACTCCGCCGAGACCGGCGAGACGGAACGCTTCGTCACCGCGCTGCTGCTCGGCTTCGACGGCGGCGACAAGGTGCGGGTCGTCAACTGCGGCCACATGCTGCCGCGGCTCCTGCGCGACGGGACGGCCTCCGTCGTCCCTCTGGACCGGACGTCGGTACCCCTCGGCATGGCGGAACTCAGCAGCGAGGAACGGACGGCCGAGTGGGTCGCGTTCCCACCGGGCGCGACCCTGCTCGTACTCACCGACGGCGTGACGGAGGCGAGGGACGCCACCGGCGCCTTCTACCCGTTCGACGAACGGCTCGGCGAGTGGGCCGGGCGCGAGCCCGCCGAACTCCTCGACGCGCTCCGGGCCGACCTCCAGGAGTTCTCCGGCGGTGTGCGCCGCGACGACGTCGCCGTGCTCGTCATGAGCAGACCACCGGGCGGCGGCGACCCGCCCGCGCCTCCCGGGAGGCAGGAGCGCCCGGCGGCCGGGCCCGGCAGCCCGCGACCTGACGATCGCCCCCTGCGGGCGGCCCAGGGCGGCGCGCGACCCGCCGATCCTGAGCCGGGCCCGCGCCACCCTTGA
- a CDS encoding adenosylcobinamide amidohydrolase, protein MPRQRGELLSRHEDGATLHHLVWRLGPGWRVCSSAVLGGGLGPRDWILNAQVPGGYPRLDPDRHLAQIAAAEALTGPGAGLMTAADVTAHTVADDGGATATVTSGLGVRGWAAGPAAGTDGPLPAGTVNIVVVLPVALSDAALVNAVATATEAKVQALVDAGLDCSGTPTDAVCVAAPAPESGPGEPFAGPRSRWGARLARAVHRAVLESALRHARDAPAPDRPRTDERNLV, encoded by the coding sequence CTGCCCCGGCAGCGCGGCGAACTCCTGTCCCGCCACGAGGACGGTGCCACCCTGCACCACCTCGTGTGGCGGCTCGGTCCCGGCTGGCGGGTGTGCAGCAGTGCGGTACTCGGCGGTGGCCTCGGACCGCGCGACTGGATCCTGAACGCCCAGGTCCCCGGCGGCTACCCCCGGCTCGACCCCGACCGCCACCTCGCACAGATCGCGGCGGCCGAGGCGCTGACGGGCCCCGGCGCCGGTCTCATGACCGCCGCCGACGTCACCGCGCACACCGTCGCGGACGACGGCGGTGCGACCGCGACGGTCACCAGCGGCCTCGGGGTGCGGGGATGGGCCGCCGGGCCCGCCGCGGGCACCGACGGGCCGCTGCCCGCCGGCACCGTGAACATCGTCGTCGTCCTTCCGGTCGCCCTGTCCGACGCCGCCCTCGTCAACGCCGTGGCCACCGCCACCGAGGCGAAGGTCCAGGCACTCGTGGACGCCGGACTCGACTGCTCCGGCACCCCCACGGACGCCGTGTGCGTGGCCGCTCCCGCACCGGAGTCCGGCCCCGGCGAACCGTTCGCCGGACCCCGCTCGCGCTGGGGCGCGCGACTCGCCAGAGCGGTGCACCGCGCCGTGCTGGAGAGCGCGCTGCGGCATGCTCGGGACGCACCGGCCCCCGACCGTCCCCGTACCGACGAGAGGAACCTCGTATGA
- a CDS encoding GNAT family N-acetyltransferase, giving the protein MPEATRPPAIPSASPPAEADPAGAAASPAEPSPGARPADAPGAGSPGAGSPGHPLDNPARSSLTGPHARFAERRGRVLRYHPDVTPWLALPDDPGPQDWADVAALAGAGAHLTLTAFREPPPTDWEIVFHATGVQMVDDSVAAEPDREASPLGPADVPEMLDLVARTRPGPFLPRTVELGTYLGIRRAGVLVAMAGERLHPSGWTEISAVCTDESVRGQGLAGRLVRAVAHGIRERGETPFLHAAASNTSAIRLYENLGFTLRRTTSFLSAIVPAGVPVPGDVRTPDRRAGNLEQVGR; this is encoded by the coding sequence ATGCCCGAGGCCACCCGCCCACCCGCCATCCCGTCCGCGAGCCCGCCCGCCGAGGCGGACCCCGCCGGGGCCGCAGCGTCGCCGGCGGAGCCGTCGCCGGGCGCGCGCCCCGCCGATGCCCCGGGAGCGGGGTCCCCGGGAGCGGGGTCCCCGGGACACCCCCTGGACAACCCGGCCCGCTCCTCGCTGACCGGGCCCCATGCCCGCTTCGCCGAACGGCGCGGGCGCGTCCTGCGCTACCACCCCGACGTCACGCCCTGGCTCGCCCTGCCGGACGACCCGGGGCCCCAGGACTGGGCCGATGTGGCCGCCCTCGCGGGGGCCGGTGCCCACCTCACCCTCACCGCCTTCCGCGAGCCGCCGCCGACCGACTGGGAGATCGTGTTCCATGCCACGGGGGTGCAGATGGTGGACGACTCCGTGGCCGCCGAACCCGATCGAGAGGCGTCGCCCCTCGGCCCCGCCGACGTACCCGAGATGCTCGACCTGGTCGCCCGCACCCGCCCCGGCCCCTTCCTCCCCCGCACCGTGGAACTCGGCACCTACCTCGGCATCCGCCGTGCCGGAGTCCTGGTCGCGATGGCGGGGGAGCGGCTGCACCCCTCCGGCTGGACGGAGATCAGTGCCGTCTGCACCGACGAGTCGGTGCGCGGCCAGGGGCTCGCCGGCCGGCTGGTCCGGGCCGTCGCCCACGGCATCCGCGAACGCGGCGAGACGCCCTTCCTGCACGCGGCCGCGTCGAACACCTCGGCCATCCGCCTGTACGAGAACCTCGGCTTCACCCTGCGCCGTACGACGTCGTTCCTCTCCGCGATCGTGCCGGCCGGCGTCCCCGTGCCCGGCGACGTCAGGACCCCTGACCGGAGGGCGGGTAACTTGGAACAAGTGGGCCGATAG
- a CDS encoding sulfite oxidase, whose amino-acid sequence MSSPSPSEAAYDRMRLRQWSRGRARSAGVDRRDLLRLITAASLAAPLLPAGAPAARAAVAPAGIVKPLPPEVFTVRGTNAETNFAALRGTGLLTPADRFFVRNHTATPLIDAADWRLTVWGDGLEGGPVDFTYEALRALPSVSRTAFVECAGNGRSFFTSQQGQQVSGTAWTLGAIGTARWHGVRLAEVLRAAGIGRRAVDVLPRGLDAEVVSDGTNLGRVRRPLPVAKALDDVILAYEMNGEPLPRDHGAPVRLIVPSWVGIANIKWVGDIEVSAEPLLTPWNTGLYRLFGPGHPPEGSAPLTRQTLKSAFELAPGASFAARRRHLLTGRSWSGGAPVRRVEVSTDGGAVWRRARLRDEPRAGSWVRWTADWVPRTTGPGVLLARATDRSGRTQPVTAAHNTQGYLFDAVVRHPVTVV is encoded by the coding sequence ATGAGTTCCCCGTCGCCCTCCGAAGCCGCGTACGACCGGATGCGGCTTCGGCAGTGGTCCCGAGGCCGCGCGAGAAGCGCCGGTGTCGATCGCCGCGATCTGCTGCGCCTGATCACAGCCGCCTCGCTCGCCGCGCCGCTGCTGCCCGCCGGCGCCCCGGCCGCCCGCGCGGCGGTCGCTCCGGCGGGGATCGTGAAGCCCCTGCCGCCGGAGGTGTTCACCGTGCGCGGCACCAACGCCGAGACGAACTTCGCGGCGCTGCGCGGCACCGGGCTGCTCACTCCTGCCGACCGCTTCTTCGTCCGCAACCACACGGCGACCCCGCTCATCGACGCTGCGGACTGGCGGCTCACGGTGTGGGGCGACGGGCTGGAGGGCGGCCCCGTGGACTTCACGTACGAGGCACTGCGGGCCCTGCCGTCGGTCAGCCGCACGGCGTTCGTCGAGTGCGCGGGCAACGGCCGGAGCTTCTTCACCTCTCAGCAGGGACAGCAGGTCAGCGGTACGGCGTGGACCCTGGGCGCGATCGGGACGGCACGCTGGCACGGGGTGCGGCTCGCCGAGGTGCTGCGCGCGGCGGGCATCGGGAGGCGCGCCGTGGACGTGCTGCCGCGCGGCCTGGACGCGGAGGTCGTGAGTGACGGCACGAACCTCGGCCGGGTCCGTCGCCCGCTGCCGGTGGCGAAGGCGCTGGACGACGTGATCCTGGCGTACGAGATGAACGGCGAACCGCTGCCGCGCGATCACGGTGCCCCGGTCCGCCTGATCGTGCCGTCCTGGGTGGGCATCGCCAACATCAAGTGGGTGGGCGACATCGAGGTGAGCGCGGAACCGCTGCTGACTCCCTGGAACACCGGCCTGTACCGGCTGTTCGGCCCCGGCCACCCGCCGGAGGGCAGCGCGCCCCTCACCCGGCAGACGCTCAAGAGCGCCTTCGAGCTCGCCCCCGGCGCCTCGTTCGCCGCCCGTCGCAGGCACCTCCTCACCGGCAGGTCCTGGTCGGGCGGTGCTCCGGTGCGCCGTGTCGAGGTGAGCACGGACGGCGGCGCCGTGTGGCGCCGGGCCCGGCTGCGCGACGAGCCGCGTGCGGGGAGCTGGGTGCGCTGGACCGCCGACTGGGTCCCGCGGACGACGGGGCCCGGGGTGCTCCTCGCCCGCGCGACGGACCGGTCGGGCCGCACCCAGCCCGTGACGGCCGCCCACAACACCCAGGGCTATCTCTTCGACGCGGTGGTGAGGCACCCCGTGACCGTCGTCTGA
- the abc-f gene encoding ribosomal protection-like ABC-F family protein translates to MHPQPRHAQLAVHDVFKAYGDRRVLDQVSFTIRPGEKAGVIGENGSGKSTLLRLLAGAEAPDTGDITVRFPGGTGHLTQTLALGPRRTVQDAVDAALAELRTLEALISAAEKAMSDGDPDESRLTEYGDLLNRYEERGGYQADARTDAALHGLGLGALTRDRELGTLSGGEQARLALACVLAAAPELLLLDEPTNHLDAAAVGWLEEHLRAHTGTVVAVTHDRAFLERTTTVILEVDRELRTVRRYGDGWDGYRTAKAAARRRWAQEHQEWLDELVRTEALVDAAGQRLTGSGKDPGEGFGKHRRSHEAKLSGRVRAARTRLETLRRSPVPAPPRPLSFTADLATAGTAPAAAPDPGHGLVAELESVVVTGRLDLPSLRLGRGQRLLVTGPNGAGKTTLLRLLAGDLVPDAGTVRRRGRTGYLPQELPARPTRRTLLATFAAGRPGVPDEYAGELLDLGLFRPEDLPVPVADLSVGQQRRLALARLAVRPADLLVLDEPTNHLAPDLAEELETALERYTGAVVVVSHDRSFRGRFAGDHLELRAGRVVPGAARSGAR, encoded by the coding sequence ATGCATCCGCAGCCCCGTCATGCCCAGCTGGCCGTGCACGACGTCTTCAAGGCGTACGGCGACCGGCGCGTCCTCGACCAGGTGTCCTTCACGATCCGGCCGGGGGAGAAGGCCGGTGTCATCGGCGAGAACGGGTCCGGCAAGTCCACACTGCTGCGGCTCCTCGCCGGAGCGGAGGCCCCGGACACCGGTGACATCACCGTCCGTTTCCCCGGCGGCACCGGCCACCTCACCCAGACCCTCGCCCTCGGTCCCCGGCGGACGGTGCAGGACGCCGTGGACGCGGCGCTCGCCGAACTCCGGACGCTGGAAGCGCTGATCTCCGCGGCGGAGAAGGCCATGTCCGACGGCGATCCGGACGAGTCGCGCCTCACCGAGTACGGAGACCTGCTGAACCGGTACGAGGAGCGCGGCGGTTACCAGGCGGACGCCAGGACCGACGCGGCCCTGCACGGGCTCGGCCTCGGCGCCCTCACGCGGGACCGGGAGCTGGGCACGCTGTCCGGTGGCGAACAGGCCCGGCTCGCCCTGGCCTGCGTACTCGCCGCGGCGCCCGAACTCCTCCTGCTCGACGAACCCACCAACCACCTCGACGCCGCCGCCGTCGGCTGGCTCGAGGAACACCTCCGCGCACACACCGGGACCGTCGTCGCCGTCACCCACGACCGCGCGTTCCTGGAGCGGACCACCACCGTGATCCTTGAGGTCGACCGCGAGCTGCGCACCGTACGGCGGTACGGCGACGGCTGGGACGGCTACCGGACGGCGAAGGCCGCCGCCCGGCGCCGCTGGGCCCAGGAGCACCAGGAGTGGCTCGACGAACTCGTCCGCACCGAGGCGCTGGTGGACGCCGCCGGGCAGCGCCTCACCGGCAGCGGCAAGGACCCCGGCGAGGGTTTCGGCAAGCACCGCAGGTCCCACGAGGCCAAGCTCTCGGGGCGGGTCAGGGCCGCCAGGACCCGGCTGGAAACGCTGCGCCGCTCCCCGGTACCCGCGCCTCCCCGTCCGCTGAGCTTCACCGCGGACCTCGCCACCGCGGGCACGGCCCCGGCGGCCGCCCCGGACCCGGGCCACGGCCTCGTGGCGGAGCTGGAGTCGGTCGTCGTGACCGGCCGGCTGGACCTGCCCTCACTGCGCCTGGGGCGAGGGCAGCGCCTGCTGGTCACCGGGCCGAACGGTGCGGGCAAGACGACGCTCCTGCGCCTCCTGGCCGGCGACCTCGTACCCGACGCCGGGACGGTCCGGCGCCGGGGCAGGACCGGCTACCTCCCGCAGGAACTCCCCGCGCGTCCCACGCGCCGTACGCTGCTCGCCACCTTCGCCGCGGGACGGCCGGGGGTCCCGGACGAGTACGCCGGCGAACTCCTGGACCTCGGCCTGTTCCGCCCGGAGGACCTGCCGGTCCCGGTCGCGGACCTCTCCGTCGGACAGCAGCGCAGGCTGGCCCTGGCCCGGCTGGCCGTCCGCCCGGCGGATCTCCTGGTCCTGGACGAGCCGACGAACCACCTCGCGCCCGACCTGGCGGAGGAGCTCGAGACCGCGCTCGAGCGGTACACGGGAGCGGTCGTCGTCGTCTCGCACGACCGCAGCTTCCGGGGCCGATTCGCGGGCGACCACCTCGAACTCCGCGCGGGCCGCGTCGTTCCGGGCGCGGCGCGGTCCGGCGCCCGCTGA
- a CDS encoding PRC and DUF2382 domain-containing protein, protein MGAADGFTDSGELDGLTVFDSDGEKVGTVGRVYVDDDTGKPDWITVKTGMFGMKESFVPLAGARRVGSDLHISHPKERVKEAPRVDADAHLSVAEEEELYRHYGLTRKAAGAGGDARTTSGTGTAAMGAAGAAGAAGAAGTAKAGQAKTSGTTAGMGAGPGTGKHRDMDTSSTSRPLAGAGAERSAAAGGREEMIRSEEQLQVGTEEYESGRARLHKYVVTENVTRTVPVSHEEVRLVREPLRPGEKTTGSKDLGEQDVEVTLHAERATVRKEAVPVERVRLETSKVTEQKEVSAEIRKEKIDYADGKDDMGSGKDMGGEFGQGRRR, encoded by the coding sequence ATGGGAGCCGCTGACGGTTTCACGGATTCCGGAGAGCTCGACGGTCTGACCGTCTTCGACAGTGACGGCGAGAAGGTCGGCACGGTCGGGCGGGTGTACGTCGACGACGACACCGGCAAGCCGGACTGGATCACGGTCAAGACCGGCATGTTCGGCATGAAGGAGAGCTTCGTGCCGCTCGCCGGAGCCCGTCGCGTGGGCTCCGACCTGCACATCTCGCATCCGAAGGAGCGCGTCAAGGAAGCCCCCCGGGTGGACGCCGACGCGCACCTGTCCGTCGCCGAGGAGGAAGAGCTCTACCGGCACTACGGGCTGACCAGGAAGGCCGCCGGTGCGGGCGGAGACGCGCGCACGACGTCCGGGACGGGCACCGCCGCCATGGGCGCCGCGGGCGCGGCCGGGGCAGCGGGTGCGGCCGGTACCGCCAAGGCCGGCCAGGCGAAGACCTCAGGCACCACGGCCGGCATGGGTGCCGGGCCGGGCACCGGGAAGCACCGCGACATGGACACCTCGTCGACGTCGCGCCCGCTCGCGGGAGCCGGGGCCGAGCGTTCGGCCGCTGCCGGTGGCCGGGAGGAGATGATCCGTTCCGAGGAACAGCTCCAGGTCGGCACGGAGGAGTACGAGAGCGGCAGGGCCCGCCTGCACAAGTACGTCGTCACGGAGAACGTCACCAGGACGGTCCCCGTGTCCCACGAGGAGGTCCGTCTCGTACGCGAGCCCCTGAGGCCGGGCGAGAAGACGACGGGCAGCAAGGACCTCGGCGAACAGGACGTCGAAGTCACCCTCCACGCAGAGCGAGCCACCGTCCGCAAGGAGGCGGTCCCTGTGGAGCGGGTCCGTCTCGAGACCAGCAAGGTGACCGAACAGAAGGAAGTCTCCGCCGAGATCCGCAAGGAGAAGATCGACTACGCGGACGGCAAGGACGACATGGGCAGCGGCAAGGACATGGGCGGCGAGTTCGGCCAGGGACGTCGTCGCTGA
- a CDS encoding glycoside hydrolase family 6 protein encodes MRTRATLLRALPLACAAALLLAGRPAAAGHANARPADGDATRTEARDTRFYTPEANPGAYTQALGLVRDGRLRDAAGIVSMARTPHAVWFGDQSPGVVEKEARRVVREAAGQRSVPVFALYDIPGRDCANYSAGGASTTAEYREWIDAVARGIGGHEALVVLEPDSLALLPADCGQDDAEGTKTAARYTEVNHAVDTLEPLARTKVYLDTGHQGWHSVNSIVPRLLKGGVERATGFFTNASNYRTEEAGSWYGTLISSCLAYVDKGGAGADCPDQWWPRADARAWLDAHVDADPARMKHFVTDSSRNGRGPWTAPAGKYTDPQEWCNPPGRGLGARPTTRTGDPLHDARLWIKIPGESDGLCLRGTQGPQDPERRTTDPAAGAWFPEQALELVRFAQPPCADGSGRRPRTHRRPPPFPPSRARRAR; translated from the coding sequence ATGCGCACCCGAGCCACCCTGTTAAGAGCCCTGCCGCTCGCCTGTGCCGCGGCTCTGCTGCTCGCCGGCCGGCCGGCCGCCGCCGGCCACGCGAACGCCCGGCCCGCCGACGGCGACGCGACCCGCACGGAAGCCCGCGACACCCGTTTCTACACGCCGGAGGCCAACCCCGGCGCGTACACCCAGGCCCTGGGCCTCGTGCGGGACGGCCGGCTCCGGGACGCGGCCGGGATCGTGTCCATGGCCCGCACGCCGCACGCCGTCTGGTTCGGCGACCAGAGCCCCGGCGTCGTCGAGAAAGAGGCGAGGCGCGTGGTGCGCGAGGCGGCCGGACAGCGCTCCGTGCCGGTCTTCGCGCTCTACGACATTCCCGGGCGGGACTGCGCCAACTACTCGGCCGGCGGTGCGTCCACGACCGCCGAGTACCGGGAGTGGATCGACGCGGTCGCCCGGGGGATCGGCGGCCACGAGGCGCTGGTCGTCCTGGAACCGGACTCCCTCGCCCTGCTTCCCGCCGACTGCGGCCAGGACGACGCCGAGGGCACGAAGACCGCGGCCCGCTACACCGAGGTGAATCACGCCGTCGACACCCTCGAACCGCTCGCCCGCACGAAGGTCTACCTCGACACCGGTCACCAGGGCTGGCACTCGGTGAACAGCATCGTGCCCCGCCTCCTGAAGGGCGGCGTGGAGCGGGCCACGGGCTTCTTCACCAACGCCTCCAACTACCGGACCGAGGAGGCCGGCTCCTGGTACGGAACTCTCATCTCGTCCTGTCTCGCATACGTGGACAAGGGGGGTGCCGGCGCGGACTGCCCCGACCAGTGGTGGCCCCGAGCGGACGCCCGGGCCTGGCTGGACGCCCACGTCGACGCCGACCCCGCCCGCATGAAGCACTTCGTCACGGACAGCAGCCGAAACGGCCGGGGCCCCTGGACGGCGCCCGCCGGCAAGTACACCGATCCGCAGGAATGGTGCAACCCGCCCGGCCGTGGTCTGGGTGCGCGTCCCACCACCCGCACCGGCGACCCGCTCCACGACGCCCGGCTGTGGATCAAGATCCCCGGAGAGTCCGACGGCCTCTGCCTGCGCGGTACGCAGGGCCCGCAGGACCCGGAGCGCCGGACGACCGACCCGGCGGCGGGTGCCTGGTTCCCCGAACAGGCCCTGGAACTGGTCAGGTTCGCCCAGCCCCCCTGCGCTGACGGCTCCGGGCGGCGACCGCGGACACACCGCCGGCCGCCGCCCTTCCCGCCGTCCCGAGCGCGGCGCGCCCGGTGA
- a CDS encoding NUDIX domain-containing protein has translation MTTVRRSAGVLLFRVVTGEDGGRDAEVLIGHMGGPFWAHRESGAWSVPKGEPEPGEELRAAARREFEEELGLPLPDGAWVALGENLQAGGKRVHVWAVEAWLDPARAVPGTFTMEWPKGSGVRQEFPEMDRFAWCTPEEASERLVAGQRVFVERLRDHVREGRAPAEA, from the coding sequence ATGACGACAGTCAGGCGCAGTGCCGGGGTCCTGCTCTTCCGGGTCGTGACCGGCGAGGACGGCGGCCGGGACGCCGAGGTGCTGATCGGCCACATGGGCGGCCCCTTCTGGGCGCACCGTGAGAGCGGCGCGTGGTCCGTCCCCAAGGGTGAGCCCGAACCCGGCGAGGAACTGCGGGCCGCGGCTCGCCGGGAGTTCGAGGAGGAGCTGGGACTTCCGCTCCCGGACGGGGCGTGGGTGGCGCTGGGCGAGAACCTCCAGGCCGGCGGCAAGAGGGTGCACGTGTGGGCCGTGGAGGCGTGGCTCGACCCGGCCCGGGCCGTGCCGGGGACCTTCACCATGGAATGGCCCAAGGGCTCCGGTGTGCGGCAGGAGTTCCCGGAGATGGACCGGTTCGCCTGGTGCACACCGGAGGAGGCCTCGGAGCGCCTGGTCGCGGGGCAGCGGGTCTTCGTCGAACGTCTGCGTGACCACGTCCGGGAGGGGCGGGCGCCCGCGGAGGCGTAG
- a CDS encoding NAD(P)-dependent oxidoreductase, translating into MTTPPPTDATPGTPTVAVLGTGIMGSGMAVSLLRAGLDVRAWNRTRARAEPLASHGATVTDTAAEAVSGADVVLTVLNDGPAVADTLTAATPGLRPGQTWLQCSTVGLDATTDLVHRAGELGLVYLDAPVSGTKEPAEQGALTVFVAGPAEARATAQPVLDAIGRRTVWVGEEPGDATRLKLVANTWVINMVNSVAECLNLAEGLGLDPRLFLDAMKGGPLDTPYLQGKSAAVLSGDLSPSFALSTALKDSRLILDAAEASGVRLDLVAASAERFTRAEAAGHGGQDMIATYFAGRAEGRDDEGSS; encoded by the coding sequence ATGACCACCCCGCCCCCCACGGACGCCACCCCCGGCACGCCGACGGTCGCCGTCCTCGGCACCGGGATCATGGGCTCGGGCATGGCCGTGAGCCTGCTCAGGGCCGGGCTGGACGTCCGGGCATGGAACCGCACGCGCGCCAGGGCGGAGCCACTGGCCTCCCACGGTGCCACCGTGACGGACACCGCCGCGGAGGCGGTGAGCGGGGCGGACGTCGTCCTCACCGTGCTGAACGACGGCCCGGCCGTCGCGGACACGCTCACCGCGGCGACGCCCGGCCTGCGTCCCGGACAGACCTGGCTGCAGTGTTCCACCGTCGGACTCGACGCCACGACGGACCTCGTGCACCGCGCCGGGGAGCTGGGCCTGGTCTATCTCGACGCCCCCGTGTCGGGCACGAAGGAGCCGGCGGAACAGGGCGCCCTCACGGTCTTCGTCGCAGGCCCGGCCGAAGCCCGCGCGACGGCGCAGCCCGTGCTGGACGCGATCGGCAGGCGCACCGTGTGGGTCGGGGAGGAGCCCGGAGACGCCACCCGGCTCAAGCTCGTGGCCAACACCTGGGTGATCAACATGGTCAACAGCGTGGCCGAATGCCTCAACCTCGCCGAGGGTCTGGGCCTCGACCCGCGGCTGTTCCTGGACGCGATGAAGGGCGGTCCGCTGGACACGCCCTACCTGCAGGGCAAGTCGGCGGCCGTGCTCTCCGGCGACCTCAGCCCGAGCTTCGCCCTCTCCACGGCGCTCAAGGACTCCCGGCTGATCCTCGATGCCGCCGAGGCGTCGGGAGTGAGGCTGGACCTGGTCGCCGCCTCCGCCGAGCGGTTCACGAGGGCGGAGGCGGCCGGGCACGGCGGGCAGGACATGATCGCCACGTACTTCGCGGGCCGCGCCGAAGGGCGCGACGACGAGGGTTCTTCGTGA